The proteins below are encoded in one region of Microscilla marina ATCC 23134:
- the rplC gene encoding 50S ribosomal protein L3 — MSGLIGKKIGMTSIYSAEGTVAKQIPCTLIQAGPCVVTQVKTTKNDGYEAIQVGFDDKKEKNTPKPLQGHFNKANTTPKRKLVEFQFNKDVELGQEITVGDVFEEGDFVDVVGTSKGKGFQGVVKRHGFHGVGGATHGQHNRQRHPGSIGAASYPARVFKGLKMAGRTGNKRVKIQNLRIVKIYPEQNLILVSGSVPGAKNSYVIIEK; from the coding sequence ATGTCAGGTCTAATCGGAAAAAAAATCGGAATGACTAGCATTTATAGTGCCGAGGGAACTGTTGCCAAACAGATTCCATGCACGTTAATACAAGCTGGTCCTTGCGTGGTTACGCAAGTAAAAACAACAAAGAATGATGGGTACGAAGCTATTCAAGTAGGCTTCGATGACAAGAAGGAGAAAAACACTCCCAAACCTTTACAGGGTCATTTCAATAAAGCAAATACAACTCCAAAACGCAAGTTGGTGGAGTTTCAGTTCAATAAAGATGTTGAGTTGGGACAGGAAATCACTGTAGGTGATGTATTTGAAGAAGGTGACTTTGTTGATGTCGTTGGAACATCAAAAGGTAAAGGTTTTCAAGGAGTTGTGAAGCGTCACGGGTTTCATGGTGTCGGAGGGGCAACCCACGGACAGCATAACCGACAACGCCATCCTGGTTCTATTGGTGCTGCATCTTATCCTGCAAGGGTATTCAAAGGTCTGAAAATGGCTGGACGTACTGGTAACAAGCGCGTAAAAATTCAAAACTTACGCATTGTTAAGATTTACCCAGAGCAGAATCTTATCTTAGTAAGCGGGTCAGTACCTGGCGCAAAAAATTCATACGTAATTATAGAAAAGTAA
- the rplD gene encoding 50S ribosomal protein L4, translated as MELEVINREGESTGKKVTLADAIYAIEPNDHVIYLDVKQHLANRRQGTHKAKERAEIVGSTKKLKKQKGTGTARAGSIKSPLFRGGGRIFGPRPRDYHFKLNRKVKSLARKSALTYKAKENNITVVEDFNLEAPKTQDYQKVLNNISEKNEKTLLILPDHNKNLYLSSRNLPKAKVLPCSQINTFELLNADKVLIFESSVEQIENLFN; from the coding sequence ATGGAACTGGAAGTAATAAACAGGGAAGGCGAAAGTACTGGTAAAAAAGTTACTTTGGCAGATGCTATATATGCCATTGAGCCTAATGACCACGTAATTTATCTGGACGTAAAACAGCACTTAGCAAATCGTCGACAAGGTACACATAAAGCAAAGGAAAGAGCAGAAATTGTAGGTTCTACCAAAAAGCTTAAAAAGCAAAAGGGAACTGGTACTGCTCGTGCGGGTAGCATTAAATCGCCATTGTTCAGAGGTGGAGGACGTATCTTCGGACCTCGTCCGCGAGATTATCACTTTAAATTAAATCGTAAAGTGAAATCACTTGCTCGTAAGTCTGCTTTGACTTATAAAGCCAAGGAAAACAATATCACAGTTGTTGAGGATTTCAATCTTGAGGCTCCAAAAACGCAAGACTATCAAAAAGTTTTGAATAACATTTCTGAAAAGAATGAAAAAACTTTATTGATCTTGCCTGATCACAACAAGAACTTGTATTTGTCAAGTCGTAACCTGCCTAAGGCAAAAGTACTACCTTGTAGCCAAATAAATACTTTTGAGCTATTGAATGCAGACAAAGTGTTGATTTTTGAGAGTTCAGTAGAGCAAATTGAAAACTTATTCAATTAG
- the rplW gene encoding 50S ribosomal protein L23 — MNEKMILKKPLITEKTSKMIEKKGQYTFIVDAQANKIEIKKAIEKMYNVTVESVNTINYAGKPKTRYTKSKVITGHTPNYRKAIVTTALGEDGEREMIDFYDNI; from the coding sequence ATGAACGAGAAAATGATACTAAAGAAGCCTTTAATTACAGAGAAGACTTCTAAAATGATCGAAAAAAAAGGGCAGTATACTTTTATCGTAGATGCTCAGGCTAACAAGATTGAGATCAAGAAAGCCATAGAGAAGATGTACAATGTGACTGTAGAATCGGTAAACACCATCAATTATGCTGGTAAGCCGAAAACCAGATATACAAAATCTAAGGTAATTACAGGGCACACTCCTAATTATAGAAAAGCGATAGTTACTACCGCTCTGGGAGAGGATGGAGAGAGAGAGATGATTGATTTTTATGACAATATCTAA
- the rplB gene encoding 50S ribosomal protein L2, producing MAVKKLRPITPGQRFRSAPSFDELSFGKITIKEKEVDRKGKPEKSLLKSRKKSGGRNNKGRMTMRYMGGGHKQRYRVIDFKREKFDIPATVKSVEYDPARTARIALLYYADGEKRYIIAPEGLKVGQTIISGENVAPEVGNTLPLGNIPLGSVVHNLELKPGNGAVLVRSAGTYAQLVAREGKYVTLKMPSGEMRMVLQSCLATIGTVSNGDHMNVRLGKAGRKRWLGRRPRTRGVAMNPVDHPMGGGEGRSSGGHPRSRKGLYAKGKKTRKKNKYSDRLIVKKRK from the coding sequence ATGGCAGTAAAAAAACTAAGACCAATTACACCTGGACAGCGTTTTCGTTCAGCACCTTCTTTTGATGAGTTGAGCTTCGGTAAGATAACTATCAAAGAAAAAGAGGTTGATCGTAAAGGAAAACCTGAAAAATCTTTGTTGAAGTCTCGCAAAAAATCTGGCGGACGAAACAACAAAGGTCGTATGACTATGCGGTATATGGGTGGTGGTCATAAACAACGTTACCGCGTAATAGATTTTAAAAGAGAAAAGTTTGATATTCCCGCTACTGTTAAATCTGTAGAATACGATCCAGCAAGAACTGCTCGTATTGCACTACTTTATTATGCAGATGGTGAAAAACGTTATATTATAGCTCCTGAAGGTCTAAAAGTAGGGCAAACCATTATTTCGGGTGAAAATGTTGCTCCTGAAGTAGGAAACACTCTACCATTAGGTAATATTCCTTTAGGTTCTGTGGTTCATAACCTTGAGTTAAAGCCTGGTAATGGTGCTGTATTAGTACGTAGTGCTGGTACTTATGCTCAACTGGTAGCTCGTGAAGGTAAATATGTGACCTTAAAAATGCCTTCTGGCGAAATGAGAATGGTTTTACAGAGTTGTTTGGCAACTATTGGAACCGTTTCTAACGGCGATCATATGAATGTTCGTTTGGGTAAAGCTGGTCGTAAACGCTGGTTAGGTCGTCGCCCTCGTACTCGTGGGGTAGCAATGAACCCGGTAGATCACCCAATGGGTGGTGGTGAAGGTCGTTCTTCTGGTGGACACCCACGTTCTCGTAAGGGTTTGTATGCTAAGGGTAAAAAGACCAGAAAGAAAAACAAATATTCAGATCGTCTAATTGTTAAGAAGAGAAAATAA
- the rpsS gene encoding 30S ribosomal protein S19 produces the protein MARSLKKGPYIQHHLQKKVEAMSESKKKSVIKTWSRRSMISPDFVGLTFAVHNGNKFIPVFVTENMVGHRLGEFAPTRNFRGHIAKKDKKKR, from the coding sequence ATGGCACGTTCACTTAAAAAGGGACCATACATTCAGCATCACCTTCAAAAGAAGGTAGAAGCTATGAGCGAATCTAAGAAAAAATCGGTGATAAAAACCTGGTCTCGCAGATCTATGATTTCTCCCGATTTTGTTGGGCTTACCTTTGCTGTTCATAATGGGAACAAGTTTATCCCTGTATTTGTAACAGAAAACATGGTAGGTCACCGATTAGGTGAATTTGCACCTACTCGTAACTTTAGGGGACATATTGCCAAAAAAGATAAGAAAAAGCGATAA
- the rplV gene encoding 50S ribosomal protein L22, with amino-acid sequence MAEKETLEEIQEAPRKVKKSVRIAQRKEEIRERKEQMAGKRGAVKASLNNVPTSPRKMRLVADLVRGQKVDRALNILRFDSKVGSEYIEKLLLSAISNWANENEDRKIEDANLYIKEIFVDGGRMLKRLRPAPQGRGHRIRKRSNHITIVIDSLNPADADNTTSDNDNTENEN; translated from the coding sequence ATGGCTGAAAAAGAGACTTTAGAAGAAATACAAGAAGCTCCAAGAAAAGTAAAAAAGTCGGTTCGAATCGCGCAAAGAAAAGAGGAAATCAGAGAGCGTAAAGAACAAATGGCTGGAAAGCGTGGTGCAGTGAAAGCTTCTTTGAATAATGTACCTACTTCTCCTCGTAAAATGCGCTTAGTAGCAGACTTGGTTCGTGGGCAAAAAGTAGATCGTGCTTTGAACATTCTTAGGTTTGATTCAAAAGTAGGGTCAGAGTACATTGAGAAATTACTACTATCTGCAATTTCTAATTGGGCAAATGAAAACGAAGATCGCAAGATCGAAGATGCCAACTTATATATCAAAGAAATTTTTGTAGATGGTGGTCGTATGTTGAAGCGTTTACGTCCTGCTCCACAAGGTAGAGGACATCGTATCCGTAAACGTTCTAATCACATTACTATCGTGATTGATAGTTTGAATCCGGCAGATGCGGATAATACTACTTCGGACAACGATAACACTGAAAACGAAAACTAA
- the rpsC gene encoding 30S ribosomal protein S3: MGQKVNPNGLRLGIIKGWESNWYGGKNYSNKLLEDEKIRKYIHARIPKGGISRIIIERTLKRITLTIHTARPGVVIGRGGAEVDKIKEELKKLTSKDVQINIFEVKRPELDAKLVGESIAQQLEARISYRRAMKQAIAAAMRVGAQGIKIKAAGRLGGAEMARSEQYKEGRIPLHTLRAEIDYAISEANTVYGKIGIKVWIFKKEVYGKPDLSPNQGADNERSGQPRRRRDQRRKKRN; encoded by the coding sequence ATGGGACAAAAGGTTAATCCAAACGGTTTACGACTAGGCATCATCAAAGGATGGGAGTCAAACTGGTACGGAGGAAAAAACTACTCCAATAAATTATTAGAAGACGAAAAAATTCGCAAATATATTCACGCACGTATCCCCAAAGGTGGTATTTCACGAATTATAATTGAGCGTACACTAAAACGTATCACTCTTACTATTCATACTGCCCGTCCCGGAGTTGTTATTGGTCGTGGAGGAGCAGAAGTAGATAAGATCAAGGAAGAGCTTAAAAAACTTACAAGTAAAGATGTTCAAATCAATATCTTTGAAGTAAAGCGTCCTGAACTTGATGCTAAATTGGTAGGCGAATCAATAGCACAACAACTAGAAGCTCGTATTTCTTACCGACGTGCAATGAAACAAGCCATTGCGGCTGCTATGAGAGTAGGTGCACAGGGTATTAAAATTAAAGCTGCTGGTCGTTTAGGTGGAGCTGAAATGGCTCGCTCAGAACAATACAAAGAAGGGCGTATTCCTCTGCACACTTTAAGAGCTGAAATTGATTATGCAATCTCAGAAGCCAATACCGTTTATGGTAAAATTGGTATCAAAGTGTGGATATTCAAGAAAGAAGTATACGGTAAGCCTGATTTGTCTCCAAATCAAGGAGCAGACAACGAACGCTCA